ACGCCGATCAGCAGCTGGCCGCGGCCGTCCTGCTGGATCCACACTTCCTTGCCCTGCCACAGCACGGCGAAACGGGTGCAGGACGTTTCCAGCTGAGTGCCGTCGGTGTCTTCAAGGATCAGCTGCAGGGTATCGCTCATGGGTCGGTTCTCATCTGGGGTAAAGCTGCGCGCCCGGGATCGCCGGGCGCTGGCTTTCAATTGATCTGGAAGGGATAAACCGCGCCCAGTTTAAGGATTTGCGTCAGTTCATCCAGTGCCGTCCGGCACTCAAGCAGCAGTTGCGGGTCCGCCAGGTCGCTTTCGCTCAGGCGGTCGCGATAGTGCTTGCCGACCCATTGGGTCAGGGTGTCGTACAACGGCGCGGTCATGATAACCCCAGGATTGACCGCCGCCAGCTCGGTTTCCTTGAGCGCTACGCGCAAGCGCAGGCACGCCGGGCCACCGCCGTTCTGCATGCTCTGCTTGAGGTCGAAGACCTTCACTTCACGAATCAGCCCGCCAGAGCTGGTGAGGCTTTGCAGGTACTGCCAGACCCGCTCGTTGCCGCGGCATTCCTCGGGCACGATCAGCAGCATCGAGCCGTCGGCGCGTGACAGCAACTGGCTGTTGAACAGGTAGGAGCGCACGGCATCTTCCACCGTCACCTGCGAACGCGGCACGCAGATCGACTGGAAGTTGCCGCCGCGCTTGCCCAGCTTGCCCTGCAACTCGGCGAGCATCTTATCGGTCTCGAGGAAGGCGTCCTCGTGATAGAACAACACCTCGCCATTGCCCACCGCGATCACGTCGTTGTGGAACACGCCCTGGTCGATCACCGAAGGGTTCTGCTGGGCATAGACCACCCCTTCCTCGCTCAGGCCATGCAACCTGGCGACGGCCTGGGAAGCTTCCAGGGTCTGGCGTGCCGGGTACTTCTGCGGTGCCGGGTAGCGAGTATCGAAAGCACTGCGACCGAAGACGAAGAACTCCACGCCGGCCTGGCCATAGTCACGGCAGAAGCGCGTGTGGTTGGCGGCGCCTTCGTCGCCGAACTGCGCTACCGCCGGCAGGGCCGCGTGATGGGCGAAATGCTTCTGGTCGGCGAACATGGCCCCCAGCACGCGGCTGGTGGTGGGGTGCTCGATACTGCGATGGTATTTGCAGTTGAGGTTGGCGGCAGTGAAGTGCACACGGCCATCGGCGGTGTCGGCACTGGGGCTGACCGTGGCGGCGTTGGCCACCCACATGCTCGATGCCGAGCAACTGGCGACCAGCAATGGCATCGCCTGCTTGGCGGCCTGCTGGATGACTTGGGCGTCTGTTCCGGCAAAACCCAGGTTGCGCAGGGCGGCCACGTCCGGGCGCTCTTGCGGGGCGAGCACGCCTTGCTGAAAGCCCATTTCCATCAGCGCTTTCATTTTCGCCAGGCCTTGCAGCGCCGCTTCCCTGGGATTGGAGCCCTGCTGGCTGTTGCTCTGGGAGGCAACGTTGCCGTAGGACAGGCCGCCGTAGTTATGGGTCGGCCCCACTAGCCCGTCAAAATTGACTTCATAGGATTTCATCAGCGAGGCTCCACGAATCTGTTTGTTATAGGCAATCGATATCTACACATGGCGAACGCGGTGCGCTCGTTCGCCGGCAAGTCGGCTCCTGCACAGATCTGCAGGAGCCGGCTTGCCGGCGAAAAGGCCACGCCAATCAGGACAGGCGCACACCCGGCGTCAACGCGCTCGGCAGCACCAGGCTCGGGGTTTCCAGGGAAGCCACCGGGTACGCGCAGTAGTCCGCCGCGTAATAGGCACTGGCCCGATGGTTGCCCGAGGCCCCCACGCCACCGAATGGCGCGCTGCTGGCGGCGCCGGTCAACTGCTTGTTCCAGTTGACGATACCTGCTCGACTTTCCAGCCAGAACTGCTGGTAGCGCTCGGCGGAGTCCGACAACAGACCGGCCGCCAGGCCGTACTGAGTGTTGTTGGCCTCGGCGATCGCGTCATCGAAATCAGCGTAGCGGATCACTTGCAGCAACGGCCCGAACAGCTCCTCATCAGGGCGCTCGGCCACGGCGCTAACGTCCAGGATGCCCGGGGTCAGCAAGGCGGCCTGGGCCTGGGGCTGGGTCATTTCCAGCAAGGCTACGGCGCCGTTGGCCAACAGCTGCTGCTGCGCATCCATCAGTGCGCGGGCGGCGCCCAGGGAGATCACCGAGCCCATGAACGGCGCAGGCTGCTGGTCAAACGCGCCGACCTCGATGGTTGCGCTGACCGCCACCAGGCGCGCCAGCAACGTGTCACCCCAGGCGCCTTGCGGCACCAGCAAGCGCCGCGCGCAGGTGCAACGCTGGCCAGCCGAGATAAAGGCCGACTGGATGATGGTGTACACCGCAGCGTCCAGGTCGGCGACCTGCTCCACCACCAGGGGGTTGTTGCCGCCCATTTCCAGGGCCAGGATCTTGTCCGGGCGCCCGGCGAACTGCTGGTGCAGGTGATTGCCGGTACGGCTGGAACCGGTGAAGAACAACCCATCGATACCCGGATTGGCCGCCAGGGCGATGCCGGTTTCCCGAGCGCCTTGCAGCAGGTTCAGCACACCGGCCGGCAGGCCGGCTTCGATCCAGCACTGCACCGTCAGCTCGGCGACTTTCGGCGTCAGCTCGCTGGGTTTGAACAGCACGCTGTTACCGGCCAGCAAAGCGGGAACGATGTGCCCGTTAGGCAGGTGGCCAGGGAAGTTGTAGGGGCCGAACACCGCCACCACACCGTGGGGCTTGTGCCGCAGCACGGCGGTGGCGTCGCCCAGCGGGCCGCTCTTCTCGCCGGTACGTTCGCGGTAGCTCTGCACCGAGATGGCGATCTTGTTGACCATGCTGGTGACTTCGGTGGCAGCTTCCCACAGCGGCTTGCCGGTTTCCTCGCCAATGCAGCGGGCCAGTTCGTCGGCACGGCTCTTCAGGCTGGCGGCAAAGGCTTCGAGCACGCTGATGCGCTCTTCCAGGGAACGCTTGGCCCAGGCCGGAAACGCCTGGCGGGCAGCCTGCACGGCGCTCTCCACTTGTGCGGCAGTGGCACCGTTACCCGACCAGATGACCGCCTGGGTCACCGGATTGACCGAGGTGAAGGCCTCGCCCTGACCGGCCAGCCATTGGCCGGCAATGTACAGCGTGCTCATTATTTCGACTCCCGAGAAGCAGACAGCGGAACCGCGCGGACCTGGTCGCCGGCGTTGAGTTGCAGGCGCTTGGCGGTCAGGGGATCGACCACCAGGGTGCCGGCGGCAAAGCGCGCCGGTGCCGCGGTGATGCGGCAGTCCTCGCGCTTGCGGTTGTGGATCAGGAACGGCGTGGCGTCGTCGCCCGGGGTGCCGATGGCCAGCACCAGCGCCTGGCTGTCACGCACTGCGCGGATCTTGCTGGTCTCGCACTCCACCGCCGGGCCGGCGTCGAAGATGTCGACATAGCCCTGGTAGCTGAAGCCTTCGCTCTTGAGCATGGCCAGCGCCGGCTCGGTGTCGGTGTGGACCTTGGCGATGACGTTGCGCGCATCTTCGGACAGGAAACAGGTATAGAGCGGGAACTTGGGCATCAGCTCGGCGATGAAGGCCTTGTTGCCGACGCCGGTCAGGTAGTCGGCCTGGCTGAACTCCATCTTGAAGAAGTGCCGGCCCAGGCTTTCCCAGAACGGCGAGCGGCCATTCTCGTCGGACATGCCCCTCATCTCGGCAATGATCTTGTTGCCGAACAGCTGCGGGAACTCGGCGATGAACAGCATCCGCGCCTTGGCCAGCATGCGGCCGTTGAGGCCGGTGCGGTAATCGGCATGCAGGAACAGCGAGCACAGCTCGGAGTTGCCGGTCAGGTCATTGGCCAGGAACAGCGTGGGGATCTCGCGGTAGATGTTCAGCTCCTGGGAGGCGCTGACCGTCAGGCCGACCCGGAAGTTGTACCAGGGCTCGCGCAGGCCGACGGCGCCGGCGATGGCGGAAATGCCCACCACCCGGCCGTTGTCGTCTTCCAGCACGAACAGGTAGTCCGCATCGCCGCGCTCGGCTTCACCGCGAAAGGTCTTTTCCGCCCAGCCGACCCGGTGGGTCAGGCGCTCTTCGTTGGCCGGCAAGGTGGTGAGGCCAGTGCCGGTGCTGCGGGCCAGGTCGATCAGCGCGGGTAAATCGCTGCTGCGTACGGGACGAACGATCATGCTATCTCCTCAGACGCAGGCCGCTGGCGGCCTGCGCGAAACTCGCTGCTTCTAGGCTTGCTTTCCAGGTAGTGAAAGCAGGCGTTAAACCGCCACCAGGCGCACGCTGGCGCCTTCGCCGACGCCCAGGGCTTCGGCGGCTTGCAGGTCCAGGGTCACCGGTTTGCCCGGGGCGTAATCCAGCTCCAGCAACACGGCGCGGTAATCCTGCAACTGGCCGTTGGAGACCAGGTACTGGCGGCCGCCGCCCTTGGCTGCTTCACCGATCTTCACCGGCACCACGCGGCTCTGGGCAATCGAGCGGATACCCGAGACCCGCGCATGCAAGGTCGGGCCACCGTCGAAGATGTCGATGTAGTGATCGGTTTCAAAACCTTCGCGCATCAGGATGTCGAAGGTGATCTGTGCCCGCGGGTGCACCTGGCCCATGGCTTCCTGGGCCGCATCCGGCAGCAGCGGCACGTAGATCGGGTAATGGGGCATCAGCTCGGCGAGGAAGGTCCGGCTTTTCAGGCCGCACAGGCGCTCGGCCTCGGCGTAGTTGAGGTCGAAGAAGTTGCGCCCGATGGCATCCCAGAACGGCGAGTCGCCATGCTCATCGCTGTAGCCGACGATCTCGGTCACCACCGAATCGGCGAAGCGCTCCGGGTGGCTGGCGACAAACAACAGGCGGCCGCGGGAGTTGAGCTCCGACCAGGCCGAGCCCACCAGCTCCGGTACCACGTAGAAACTGGTCAGCAGGCTGTTGCCGGTGAGGTCGTGGCACTGGGACAGGACGTGGATCTTGTTGTGGATCTTCAGCTCGCGGGAAGCGTGGACGAAGGTTTCGTTGCGAAAGCTGTAGAACGGCTCGGAGTAGCCGGCCGAGGCGACAATCGCCGAGCAGCCCACCAGCTTGCCGCTGTCGCTGTCTTCCAGGACGAAGAAGTAGCTCTCTTCACCGTTGAAGCTCACTTCAGCGGCGAACGAAGCCTCGCTTGCGGCGATCTTGTCGCTCAGGCGATCCACATCATCCGGCAAGGAGGTGACACCAATCGGGCTGTCTGCAGCCAGACGCTGTACCTCGCCCAGATCAGCCATTTGCGCGGGGCGCATCACCAGCATGGTGTCACTCCTTACTCTAAAACAGGTCGGAAACCGTCCGACTCAGGGAAAAAAATGCCGGGATAGCCCGGCACAGGAATTAGGCTCGACGCCGGCCGCAAAGGCCGGCGCCGAGAAGCACCGCCGCCCTGGATCAGGCTTGAGTCAATTTCGCCACGGCGCGCTCGAAGCGGTCCAGGCCCTGGTCGATATCGGCATCCTCGACCACCAGGCTCGGCGCGAAGCGCACCACGTCAGGGCCGGCTTGCAGGATCATCAGGCCTTCTTTCTCGGCCGCGTTGAACACGTCCTTGGCCTTGCCCTTCCAAGCCTCGCTGAGCACGCAGCCGAGCAACAGGCCCAGGCCGCGGACTTCAGTGAACAGGCCGTACTTCTCACCGATCTGCAACAGACGGGTCTTGAAGCGGTCGTGCTTGGCTTTCACACCATTGAGCACCTGTGGGGTGTTGATCACGTCGATCACCGCCTCGGCCACCGCACACGCCAGCGGATTGCCGCCGTAGGTGGTGCCGTGGGTGCCGACTACCAGGTGCTTGGCCAGCGCTTCGGTGGTCAGCATCGCCGCGATCGGGAAACCGCCGCCCAGGCTCTTGGCGCTGGTGAGGATGTCCGGGGTCACGCCGTAATGCTGATAGGCGAACAGCTCGCCGCTGCGGCCCATGCCGGTCTGCACTTCGTCGAACACCAGCAGCGCGTTGTGCTGGTCGCACAGCTCGCGGGCGCCTTGCAGGTAGGCCAGCTCGGCCGGCAGCACGCCGCCCTCGCCCTGGATCGGCTCCAGCACCACGGCGCAGGTCTTGTCGGAAACCGCGGCTTTCAGGGCGGCCAGATCGTTGTACGGCACATGGGTGATGCCGGTGATCTTCGGACCGAAGCCATCGGAGTACTTGGACTGGCCACCCACGTTCACGGTGAACAGGGTACGACCGTGGAAGCTGTTCAGGGCGGCGATGATTTCGTACTTCTCGGCGCCGAAACGATCGTGAGCCACGCGACGGGCCAGCTTGAAGGCGGCCTCGTTGGCTTCTGCGCCGGAGTTGCAGAAGAACACGCGCTCGGCGAAGGTGGCGTCGATCAGCTTGTGGGCCAGGCGCAGGGCCGGCTCGTTGGTGAAGACGTTGGACACATGCCACAGTTTGCCCGCTTGCTCGGTCAGTGCGCCTACCAGGGCCGGATGGGCGTGGCCCAGTACGTTGACCGCGATGCCGCCGGCGAAGTCGATCAGTTCCCGACCCGACTGATCCCATACTCGGGACCCCGCGCCACGCACAGGAATGAAGGCCGCAGGTGCGTAGTTGGGAACCATCACCTGGTCGAAATCGGCGCGTTGCACCGGAGCTTGCTCAACGGACATCGGAGTCTCCTGAAGAGGAACACCCGCCTGAAACTGGCGAGCGATGGAGGGATTGTAAGGACAGTTTTGTGCCCGGCCTTGTCGCCAAGCGACAACTTCTTATAGCGCCAACCCAGGTTTTAAGCGGGTTTATGGCAATGCGACAAATAGCGTCGCAAAGGCGCAGTTTAAACTGCGCACAGCCTCAGCGGCAGATTTGCCGGGCAATTTGCCCAAGGTAATTACCCAGGTAGTTACGTGGCGGGCGGCCCCAAATCTCGAAAAGGTTATCGACGTTACGACAAGAGGGCGTCGAACGGGATTTTGCGGGCGAGCGGGTGGCCTGTGGGATTCGCCGGCAAGCCGGCTCCTACAATACGGGGTCAGCCGCGCTCGGAAGGCACGGAGGAGAGTTCGAACGGGCTGCTGCTGCGCCGCTGATTGCGATCTTCACGCGGGGTGGCGCCAAAGAAGTTGCGATAAGCGCTGGAGAAGTGCGGGCCGGAAGAAAAACCACAGGACAGGCCGATCTGAATGATTGACTTGCTGGTCTGCATCAGCATCTGCCGGGCCTTGTTCAGGCGCAGCTCCAGGTAATACTGGCTGGGCACGCGGTTCAGGTACTGCTTGAAGATCCGCTCCAACTGACGACGGGAAACACAGACGTGCTGGGCAATCTCGTCGGTGGTCAGCGGCTCCTCGATATTGGCCTCCATCAGCAGCACTGCCTGGGTCAGCTTCGGATGGCTGGAGCCCAGGCGATTTTGCAGCGGGATACGCTGGCGCTCGCCGCCTTCACGAATGCGCTCCACCACCAGTTCCTCGGACACCGCACCGGCCAGCTCGGCGCCATGATCCCGGGCCAGCACCGCCAGCAGCAAGTCCAGCACCGACATGCCACCGCACGCGGTCAGGCGATCACGGTCCCAGTCGAACAGATGGCTGGTGGCGATGACCTTGGGAAAACGCTCGGCGAAATCATCCTGCCAGCGCCAGTGCACCGCTGCCCGATAACCATCGAGCAACCCCAGTTGTGCCAAGGGGTAAACCCCGGCTGACAACCCACCAATCACACAGCCGGCACGCACCAGCTGCTTGAGGGCACTGCTCAAGCCGGAACTCATCGGCGCCGGCGGCTCGTCCGCCAGCAGGAACAGTTTCTGACAACCTTCCAGCTTGCCCGCCCAAGGCTCGCCCGGCAGTTGCCAGGCGCCTTCGGCCGGGGCCTCAGCCTGCAGGAAAGCCAGCTCATAGACCACTTCCGGGTGCACCCGCTGGGCAACACGCAAGGCCTCCTCAGCCAGCGCCAGCGTCAAGGCTTTAGTGCTGGGCCAAATCAGGAAACCAATTCGATGGGCAGTCATGGCGGGCAATCCGAAACGAAAACAAGGTGAGAAGCCAAGGGCGGCAGCACCAAGTTAGACCATCTGGCGCGCGGTGCGCAGCATGACCTAATTTGGTGCACAACGGCAGCTATTACTTGAGGCTGCCCGAGAGGAATTGTTGCAAACGTTCTGATTGCGGGTTCACCAGCACTTCACGCGGGTTGCCGCTCTCTTCCACCACACCCTTGTGCAGGAACACCAGCTGGTTGGACACCTCACGGGCAAAGCCCATTTCGTGGGTCACCACCACCATGGTCCGGCCTTCCTGGGCCAGGGCCTGCATGACCTTCAGGACGTCGCCCACCAGTTCCGGGTCCAGGGCCGAGGTCGGCTCGTCGAACAGCATGACTTCCGGTTCCATCGCCAGAGCCCGGGCAATCGCCACCCGTTGCTGCTCGCCACCGGACATGTGCCCCGGATAGGCATCCTTGCGGTGCGCCACACCGACCTTGGCCAGGTAGTGCTCGGCCTTCTCGCGAGCCTCGGCCTTGGACACACCCAGCACATGCACCGGCGCTTCCATGATGTTTTCAATCGCGGTCATGTGCGACCACAGGTTGAAATGCTGGAACACCATCGACAGGCGCGAGCGCATGCGCTGCAACTGCTTGGGATCGGCGGCCTTCAAGGCGCCGTCCTTGTTGGCTACCAGCTTCAGCTCTTCGTTGTTCAGCAGGATCTTGCCCGCATGGGGCTGCTCCAGCAGGTTGATGCAGCGCAGGAATGTACTCTTGCCCGAGCCACTGGAGCCGATGATGCTGATTACATCGCCAGCTGCGGCCTTCAGGGACACGCCCTTGAGCACTTCGTGACTGCCATAGCGCTTATGCAGGTCTTGGACTTCAAGTTTGTACATGCGGTCGGTTCTCACAAAAACAGTCAGTCGTTGAGCAAGCGCCCGTGACGCAGCGCTTCGCGCCCCGCCACCTTGGCCAGCCAGAAACCGGGTTGGGCATAACGCAGCCGCTCAACGGCGAACAGCACGCCGCTGGTGCCAGCACACACCGTGCTGACCCGATCGAATAGGGGATCAATCACTTCAAAAACCGGCTCGCCCGCCTCCACCCAGCTACCGGCCGGACGCAGAAAGCTCACCACGCCGGGGTGCGGCGCATACAGCAGTTGGGTGCCTTCGAAAGGCATGGCCTCGCAGGCTTCGCGCCCGGGGGCCGGCCAATCACCGGCAATCAACCCCTGCTCGGCAAGAAACGCCAGGATGCCTTCGGCGTGCGCTTGGGCCTGAGGCCGCCCGGTGTCGGCCTGGCCGCCCAGCTCGAGGGTGGTTGCCAGGCAAGCCAAGGGGATCTGCGCTTCAGGGAACTGCCGCGACAGGCGCAACCAGGGCAACGAACAGGCTTCGTCGAAGGAACTGCCACCGGAATCTTCCGCCAGCAGGCCGACCTTCACATCCAGGTGCGCGGCCAGGGAGCGCCACTGCGGCCAATGCTGCGGCAATGCATACATGTGCAGCGCCGCCTCGGCATCGCAATGCAGGTCCAGCACCACATCAGCGCTGCAGGCATGGCTCAGGAGCACCCGCTGCATGCCCTGCAACTGGCTGGACGCCGGCGGTAGCTCCGCCAGCACCTCGGCCATGGCCTGGCGAATCAGGCGCACATTGGCGTGCGGATCATCCCCCAGGCGCCCTTGCAGGCGCTGGCCGACCGGCTCGCTCAACTCGACGAAATCACGGTTGAAGTTCTTGCCGCTGCCGGCCTCGAAACGCCCCTGGTGATTGCCTTGCAGCAACTGGCCCAGGCCCAGCGGGTTGGCCACCGGCACCAGCTCGATGACGCCGTTGAGAGTCCCCTGGGCTTCCAGTTCGCCGAGGCGCTTCTTCAGCTCCCAGGCAGTACGCATGCCCGGCAACTCGTCAGCATGCAGGCTGGCCTGGATATAGGCCTTGCGCTCGCCGCTGCCGAAACGGAACACCGAGATATGCCGCTCGCTACCCAGGTGATTCCAGGGCAATGGATGATCGATGCGTTCCATATCAGTGCTTCCGCGGCGCCAGGTAGCGCAGCCAGCGGCCTTCGGCCAGCTTGAACAGGCGCACCAGGATAAAGGTCAGGCACAGGTAGAACACGCCGGCGGTGATGTAGGCCTCGAACGGCAGGTAGTACTGCGCGTTGACCGTCCGCGCCGCGCCGGTGATGTCGATCAGGGTCACGATGGACGCCAGACTGGTGGTCTGCAGCATCATGATCACTTCGTTGCTGTACTGCGGCAGTGCGCGGCGCAGAGCCGATGGCAAGAGAATGCGGCGATACATCTTGTAGCGCGACATGCCCATGGCCTTGGCCGCCTCGATCTCGCCATTGGGCGTGGCCTTGAGGCTGCCGGCGATGATTTCCGCGGTGTAGGCGCTGGTGTTGATGGCAAAGGCGAGGCAGGCGCAGAAGGTCGCGCTGGACAGCCAGGGCCAGAGGAAACTCTCGCGCACCGCTTCGAACTGAGCCAGGCCGTAGTAGATCAGGAACAGCTGCACCAGCATTGGCGTGCCGCGGATCACATAGGTGTAGAGCCAGGCTGACATGTTCACCAGCGGCTGCTTGGACACCCGCATCAGCCCCAGGGGCAGCGCCACCAGCAAACCGAAGAACAGCGACAGCGCCAGCAGTTTCAGGGTGGTCAGCAGGCCGCCAAAGTACAGCGGCAGGGCCTCATAGATGACGTTGTAGTCGAAGATCATAGATCAGCCGCCCTTACGCCTACCGAGTAGCGCTTCTCAAGGTAACGCAGTGCCAGCAACGAGACGCTGGTGATCACCAGGTACATCGCCGCCACTGCAAGGAAGAAGGTGAATGGCTCGCGAGTGGCATCCGCCGCCTGCTTGGCCTTGAACATCATGTCTTGCAGGCCCACCACGGAAATCAGCGCGGTCGCCTTGGTCAGTACCAGCCAGTTGTTGGTGAAGCCGGGAATCGCCAGGCGAATCATCTGCGGCACCATCACCCGGAAGAACACCTGGAAGCTGCTCATGCCGTAGGCCATGCCGGCTTCCGCCTGCCCCTTGGGGATCGCCATGAAGGCGCCACGGAAGGTTTCGGAGAGGTAGGCACCGAAGATGAAGCCCAGGGTGCCGATACCGGCCGCCAGCGGATTGAGGTCGATGTAATCGTCATAACCCAGCAGCGGCGCCACCCGGTTGAGCAGATCCTGGCCGCCGTAGAAGATCAGCAGGATCAGCACCAGGTCGGGAATACCGCGGATTACCGTGGAGTACAGGTCGCCCAGCCAGGCCAGCCAGCGCACCGGCGAGAGGCGCAGCGCAACCCCGATCAGACCCAGAACAATGGCCAGGGCCATGGACGACAAGGCGAGCTGAAGCGTCAGCCAAGCGCCATCGAGGATGACAGCCCCGTAGCCTTTCAACATGATTCAGGTCCTCGAAAATTGGGATGAAAAAATGGCGCAAACTTCAGAGACTCTGCTGCTTGCGCCATCTCGGACTGACTGATTCGACGGTCTTACTTGCCGTAGATGTCGAAGTCGAAGTACTTGTCCTGGATTTGCTTGTACTTGCCGTTCTCACGAATGGCAGCGATGGCGGCGTTGATCTTGTCCAGATCGGCCTTGTCGCCCTTGCGCACGGCGATCCCTACGCCGTCGCCGAAGTATTTGACGTCGGTGAAGGCCGGACCGACGAAGGCGAAGCCCTTGCCAGCGTCGGTCTTCAGGAAGCCGTCATTCAACAGGGTAGCGTCCGCCACGGTACCGTCGAGGCGCCCGGCGGCCACATCCAGGTAGATTTCGTTCTGCGAGCCGTAAGGCTTGATCTGCGCACCCAGGGGAGCCAGCACTTCACGGGCGAAACGCTCGTGGATCGAACCGCGCTGCACGCCGATGTTCTTGCCCTTGAGCTCGGCCAGGCCGTCGCTGATCTGGGTACCGGCCTTCATCACCAGACGCGCCGGGGTGTTGTAGTACTTGTTGGTGAAGTCCACGGATTTCTTGCGATCGTCAGTGATCGACATGGACGAGAGGATGGCGTCGATCTTGCGAACCTTCAGTGCCGGGATCAGGCCGTCGAACTCTTGCTCGACCCAGACACACTTGACCTTCATCTCTTCGCACAGGGCGTTGCCGATGTCGTAGTCGAAACCGACGATGCTGCCGTCCGGCGCCTTGGAGGCAAACGGAGGGTAAGCCGCTTCGATACCAATTTTCAGCGGCTTTTCATCGGCGAAAGTCGGCAGGGACAGCACGGACAGTGCCAGGGCGCCAAGAAGCACGAGTTTCTTCATCTTAGAACTCCATCGGTAAAGGGCGAAAACGGCAGAGTGAGCGACAGCCCAATATGCGAATGGGTGAAATAGCAAATAGCGGCGCTGCGGCCCGGGCAGCCCGCAGGGGGCTCACACACAGGCAACGACGAGCGAGTGACCGGCATTCTAACGACAGGCTGGAAGCCGATATTTCCTCAATGCGACAACAAATTACAGAAGCATCGAGAATGCCTGGCCAGCGCATTGACAGCTCTTCAATTCTATGTAAGAGCGAAAGACGGGGAACCGATCTATGCTGCAAATTGCGGGCCTATTATTGGCAAAGCCTTCTATTCCGGCAAGCGCAGCGTGATGACTTATTTTTTATAAGGATATAAAAGGCCCTGAAATGGGGCCCGGCGTTTCCCATTGCCCCGAAAGTAGGCGCAAGGTTACATCTTCGGCCGTACCGGTAACATTCGGATACACCGAACGGATAAATCCGATATTTATTCGCCCCTTCTTCGCGGGCAAGCCGGCACCTGCAACAGCCACGCAGAGGGCTTTGCGGCCCATCGCCACCGCACAAAAAAGCCCCGCCCGGCACAGGGCCGGGCGGGGCTGGGTGACTCGAAAACCGCCTCAGGCGACGTTCATGGTCTTGTGGGTATCGATCAGGTGCTGCACCACACTCGGGTCAGCCAGGGTCGAGATATCGCCCAGACCGTCGTACTCCGCCGTGGCGATCTTGCGCAGAATCCGCCGCATGATCTTCCCGGAACGAGTTTTCGGCAGGCCCGGCGCCCATTGGATGACGTCCGGCGAGGCGATCGGCCCGATTTCCTTGCGCACCCAGTTCTTCAATTCCAGGCGCAGGGCTTCGTTCGGCTCTTCGCCACCATTGAGGGTCACATAAACGTAGATGCCCTGCCCCTTGATGTCGTGAGGCACGCCCACCACCGCCGCTTCGGCGACCTTCGGGTGCGCAACCATGGCGCTTTCGATTTCGGCGGTACCCATGCGGTGCCCGGAGACGTTGAGCACATCATCCACCCGACCGGTGATCCAGTAGTAGCCATCTTCGTCGCGACGGGCGCCGTCACCGGTGAAATACATGCCACGGAACGTCTTGAAGTAGGTATCGACGAAACGATCGTGGTCGCGGTACAGGGTCCGTGCCTGGCCTGGCCACGAGTCGAGAATCACCAGGTTGCCCTCG
The DNA window shown above is from Pseudomonas protegens CHA0 and carries:
- the astD gene encoding succinylglutamate-semialdehyde dehydrogenase — encoded protein: MMSTLYIAGQWLAGQGEAFTSVNPVTQAVIWSGNGATAAQVESAVQAARQAFPAWAKRSLEERISVLEAFAASLKSRADELARCIGEETGKPLWEAATEVTSMVNKIAISVQSYRERTGEKSGPLGDATAVLRHKPHGVVAVFGPYNFPGHLPNGHIVPALLAGNSVLFKPSELTPKVAELTVQCWIEAGLPAGVLNLLQGARETGIALAANPGIDGLFFTGSSRTGNHLHQQFAGRPDKILALEMGGNNPLVVEQVADLDAAVYTIIQSAFISAGQRCTCARRLLVPQGAWGDTLLARLVAVSATIEVGAFDQQPAPFMGSVISLGAARALMDAQQQLLANGAVALLEMTQPQAQAALLTPGILDVSAVAERPDEELFGPLLQVIRYADFDDAIAEANNTQYGLAAGLLSDSAERYQQFWLESRAGIVNWNKQLTGAASSAPFGGVGASGNHRASAYYAADYCAYPVASLETPSLVLPSALTPGVRLS
- the astA gene encoding arginine N-succinyltransferase — its product is MIVRPVRSSDLPALIDLARSTGTGLTTLPANEERLTHRVGWAEKTFRGEAERGDADYLFVLEDDNGRVVGISAIAGAVGLREPWYNFRVGLTVSASQELNIYREIPTLFLANDLTGNSELCSLFLHADYRTGLNGRMLAKARMLFIAEFPQLFGNKIIAEMRGMSDENGRSPFWESLGRHFFKMEFSQADYLTGVGNKAFIAELMPKFPLYTCFLSEDARNVIAKVHTDTEPALAMLKSEGFSYQGYVDIFDAGPAVECETSKIRAVRDSQALVLAIGTPGDDATPFLIHNRKREDCRITAAPARFAAGTLVVDPLTAKRLQLNAGDQVRAVPLSASRESK
- a CDS encoding aspartate aminotransferase family protein; this encodes MSVEQAPVQRADFDQVMVPNYAPAAFIPVRGAGSRVWDQSGRELIDFAGGIAVNVLGHAHPALVGALTEQAGKLWHVSNVFTNEPALRLAHKLIDATFAERVFFCNSGAEANEAAFKLARRVAHDRFGAEKYEIIAALNSFHGRTLFTVNVGGQSKYSDGFGPKITGITHVPYNDLAALKAAVSDKTCAVVLEPIQGEGGVLPAELAYLQGARELCDQHNALLVFDEVQTGMGRSGELFAYQHYGVTPDILTSAKSLGGGFPIAAMLTTEALAKHLVVGTHGTTYGGNPLACAVAEAVIDVINTPQVLNGVKAKHDRFKTRLLQIGEKYGLFTEVRGLGLLLGCVLSEAWKGKAKDVFNAAEKEGLMILQAGPDVVRFAPSLVVEDADIDQGLDRFERAVAKLTQA
- the aruF gene encoding arginine/ornithine succinyltransferase subunit alpha encodes the protein MLVMRPAQMADLGEVQRLAADSPIGVTSLPDDVDRLSDKIAASEASFAAEVSFNGEESYFFVLEDSDSGKLVGCSAIVASAGYSEPFYSFRNETFVHASRELKIHNKIHVLSQCHDLTGNSLLTSFYVVPELVGSAWSELNSRGRLLFVASHPERFADSVVTEIVGYSDEHGDSPFWDAIGRNFFDLNYAEAERLCGLKSRTFLAELMPHYPIYVPLLPDAAQEAMGQVHPRAQITFDILMREGFETDHYIDIFDGGPTLHARVSGIRSIAQSRVVPVKIGEAAKGGGRQYLVSNGQLQDYRAVLLELDYAPGKPVTLDLQAAEALGVGEGASVRLVAV
- the astB gene encoding N-succinylarginine dihydrolase — encoded protein: MKSYEVNFDGLVGPTHNYGGLSYGNVASQSNSQQGSNPREAALQGLAKMKALMEMGFQQGVLAPQERPDVAALRNLGFAGTDAQVIQQAAKQAMPLLVASCSASSMWVANAATVSPSADTADGRVHFTAANLNCKYHRSIEHPTTSRVLGAMFADQKHFAHHAALPAVAQFGDEGAANHTRFCRDYGQAGVEFFVFGRSAFDTRYPAPQKYPARQTLEASQAVARLHGLSEEGVVYAQQNPSVIDQGVFHNDVIAVGNGEVLFYHEDAFLETDKMLAELQGKLGKRGGNFQSICVPRSQVTVEDAVRSYLFNSQLLSRADGSMLLIVPEECRGNERVWQYLQSLTSSGGLIREVKVFDLKQSMQNGGGPACLRLRVALKETELAAVNPGVIMTAPLYDTLTQWVGKHYRDRLSESDLADPQLLLECRTALDELTQILKLGAVYPFQIN